Proteins co-encoded in one Novosphingobium sp. PP1Y genomic window:
- a CDS encoding AlpA family transcriptional regulator gives MNEHEDRFLRMGDVTRKTGRSRAAIYRMIAEGTFPPQIPIGARAVGWRLSSVLEWMESPKDYHAK, from the coding sequence ATGAACGAACACGAAGACAGATTCCTCCGAATGGGGGACGTCACCAGGAAAACCGGACGCTCCCGCGCGGCAATCTACCGAATGATTGCCGAAGGCACCTTCCCCCCTCAAATCCCCATAGGCGCAAGAGCAGTGGGTTGGCGGTTGTCGTCGGTGCTGGAATGGATGGAGTCGCCCAAGGACTACCATGCGAAATAA
- a CDS encoding integrase arm-type DNA-binding domain-containing protein encodes MLTDLQCRKAKAGEKDYKLSDAHGLYLFVTKTGFRSWRWKYRFAGKEKRLVLGSYPEMNLGSAREARENAARLLRSGVDPSLQAKQLAAVRLDETAATFETVAREWHGQQMSGWVPRHAADVLKSLEQDVFPKIGGLPIKGITSPMVLEVVRAIEDRPSIETARRVRQRISAVYSYAIASGLAEADPAAPIRAALKPLIKGRQPALATLEEARALLRTVEEAPAHPMTKLASRLLALTALRQGVLRTTMWSELEGLDREEPVWRIPAARMKLKLERKIDARFDFMLPLSRQAVEVLDAARAFAPYSRLVFPSQRHAHKPISENAVGYLYNRLVAHGRHVPHGWRSTFSTIMNERAQAQGLAGDRAIIDLMLAHIPEGVEASYNRAAYMPRRREIAQEWADLLLKDMPPAMTLLEGPRR; translated from the coding sequence GTGCTGACCGATCTGCAGTGCAGAAAGGCGAAGGCGGGCGAGAAGGATTACAAGCTTTCCGATGCGCATGGCCTCTATCTCTTCGTAACGAAGACCGGATTTCGTTCCTGGCGCTGGAAATACCGCTTTGCCGGCAAGGAAAAGCGCCTCGTGCTCGGCAGTTATCCGGAGATGAATCTCGGCTCCGCCCGCGAAGCCCGCGAGAATGCGGCGCGCCTGCTCAGGAGCGGCGTGGATCCTTCGCTGCAGGCGAAGCAGCTTGCTGCCGTTCGCCTCGACGAAACCGCTGCGACCTTCGAGACCGTGGCGCGCGAATGGCATGGCCAGCAGATGAGCGGCTGGGTGCCGCGCCATGCCGCCGATGTGCTCAAGAGCCTCGAACAGGATGTGTTTCCGAAGATCGGCGGCTTGCCGATCAAGGGAATCACTTCGCCCATGGTGCTGGAAGTGGTGCGTGCGATCGAGGATCGTCCCTCGATCGAAACGGCGCGGCGTGTGCGACAGCGAATCTCGGCGGTGTATTCCTACGCCATCGCCTCAGGCCTTGCCGAGGCCGATCCGGCAGCACCGATACGCGCTGCGCTCAAGCCCCTCATCAAGGGACGCCAGCCAGCGCTGGCGACGCTGGAGGAAGCGCGTGCGCTGCTGCGCACGGTAGAAGAGGCCCCAGCCCATCCGATGACCAAGCTGGCCTCGCGCCTGCTGGCGCTTACCGCCCTGCGGCAGGGCGTGCTGCGAACGACAATGTGGTCGGAACTGGAGGGGTTGGACCGGGAAGAGCCGGTCTGGCGGATCCCTGCCGCACGCATGAAGCTCAAGCTCGAGCGCAAGATCGACGCGCGCTTCGACTTCATGCTGCCGCTCTCGAGGCAGGCTGTGGAAGTGCTGGATGCCGCGCGGGCCTTTGCTCCTTACAGCCGATTGGTTTTCCCCAGCCAGCGCCACGCCCACAAGCCGATCAGCGAGAATGCGGTCGGCTATCTCTACAATCGCCTTGTCGCACATGGGCGGCATGTGCCGCATGGCTGGCGCTCGACCTTCTCGACAATCATGAACGAACGGGCGCAGGCCCAAGGCTTGGCCGGGGACCGGGCGATCATCGATCTGATGCTGGCGCACATTCCGGAAGGTGTGGAGGCAAGCTACAACCGGGCCGCCTACATGCCGCGTCGGCGCGAGATAGCACAGGAATGGGCAGACCTGCTTCTCAAGGACATGCCGCCGGCGATGACGCTGCTCGAGGGACCGCGCCGCTAG
- a CDS encoding helix-turn-helix domain-containing protein, giving the protein MNGRRSPDAAWRRSYDIDDPRAQVSTIYWQASERNENAFKFFDVIRKAIWQYADHIRKPGKPLPICANAMRVFEALVSHMDFRTGRCDPSLDTITATCKLSRRTVVRQLDVLRRERLIDWTRRTVKTGHAPGEGPQRKQTSNAYFIDLARLPVEIVRTLRQKLGDKLREAKRKLEGSGPVPTRLGGKAAKLVASLTGALGTALGRDAAERRALAGASSQDRLAHMYHGDPEGLRLHLEMLGHASYPSASATLALYPSIRTKG; this is encoded by the coding sequence ATGAACGGCCGGCGTAGTCCCGACGCCGCCTGGCGGCGCAGCTATGACATCGACGATCCGCGCGCACAGGTTTCGACGATCTACTGGCAGGCGAGCGAGCGGAACGAGAACGCGTTCAAGTTCTTCGATGTCATCCGCAAGGCGATCTGGCAGTATGCGGATCACATCAGGAAGCCGGGCAAGCCCTTGCCAATCTGCGCCAATGCCATGCGGGTCTTCGAGGCGTTGGTCAGCCACATGGACTTCAGGACCGGCCGCTGCGATCCCTCGCTCGACACGATCACTGCAACCTGCAAGCTGTCGCGCCGCACCGTCGTGCGCCAGCTGGATGTCTTGCGGCGGGAGCGGCTGATCGACTGGACGCGCCGAACGGTGAAGACAGGCCATGCGCCCGGCGAAGGCCCCCAGCGCAAGCAGACCAGCAATGCCTACTTCATCGATCTGGCCCGGCTTCCGGTCGAGATCGTGCGCACGCTGCGTCAGAAGCTGGGCGACAAGCTGCGCGAGGCCAAGAGGAAGCTGGAAGGTTCCGGCCCGGTGCCCACGCGTTTGGGCGGCAAGGCGGCCAAGCTGGTGGCGAGCCTTACCGGCGCGCTGGGGACCGCCCTGGGGCGTGACGCGGCAGAGCGCAGAGCCCTTGCCGGTGCCTCATCGCAAGATCGGCTCGCGCACATGTATCACGGCGATCCGGAAGGCCTGCGCCTGCATCTCGAAATGCTTGGTCACGCCTCCTATCCGAGTGCGAGTGCCACATTGGCATTGTACCCCTCCATAAGAACAAAAGGATAA
- a CDS encoding PepSY domain-containing protein, giving the protein MNKWMKILPVAAAIAAVPLAGQAQQAARITKEQAQAIALKAAPGEIVESDYEEEDGGWRYSFDIRQGQRIHEIGVDAVSGKIVEDSYEAPGDAD; this is encoded by the coding sequence GTGAACAAGTGGATGAAAATCCTTCCCGTCGCGGCCGCGATTGCGGCGGTGCCGCTTGCGGGCCAGGCGCAGCAGGCGGCGCGGATCACCAAGGAACAGGCGCAGGCCATCGCGCTGAAGGCCGCACCGGGCGAGATCGTCGAGTCCGACTATGAAGAGGAAGATGGCGGCTGGCGCTATTCCTTCGACATCCGCCAGGGCCAGCGCATCCATGAAATCGGTGTCGATGCTGTCTCCGGCAAGATCGTCGAGGACAGCTATGAAGCGCCGGGCGACGCGGACTGA
- a CDS encoding response regulator transcription factor, protein MRILIAEDDGETAGFVERGLGELGHNVVVAGNGEDALHLGLTEDFDLLILDRMMPGLDGLSVLKRLRAADIAVPALMLTALGRIEDRVAGLDTGADDYLVKPFAFSELAARVHALGRRRAPQVAETRLRAGTVEMDLLAREVRRDGELVTLQPKEFRLLEELMRHAGEYVTRTMLLERVWDFHCDPQTKIVETHISRLRSKLNEGGRADVIETERGVGYRIRAG, encoded by the coding sequence ATGCGCATCCTGATTGCAGAGGATGACGGCGAAACCGCCGGGTTCGTCGAGCGAGGGCTCGGCGAACTCGGCCATAATGTCGTGGTCGCGGGCAATGGCGAGGATGCGCTCCACCTAGGTCTGACCGAGGATTTCGACTTGCTGATCCTCGACCGGATGATGCCGGGTCTCGACGGGCTCTCGGTGCTCAAGCGCCTCCGCGCCGCCGACATCGCCGTGCCCGCGCTGATGCTCACCGCGCTGGGGCGGATCGAGGATCGCGTCGCCGGGCTCGATACCGGCGCCGACGATTATCTGGTCAAGCCGTTCGCATTCAGCGAGCTGGCCGCGCGCGTCCATGCGCTCGGCCGCCGTCGCGCGCCGCAGGTTGCCGAAACCCGGCTGCGGGCGGGAACGGTCGAAATGGACCTGCTGGCGCGCGAAGTGCGACGCGACGGAGAACTCGTCACGCTCCAGCCCAAGGAATTTCGCCTGCTCGAGGAACTGATGCGCCACGCCGGCGAATATGTGACGCGCACCATGCTGCTCGAACGCGTGTGGGACTTTCATTGCGACCCGCAGACCAAGATCGTCGAAACGCACATCAGCCGATTGCGCTCGAAGCTCAACGAAGGCGGCCGTGCCGACGTGATCGAAACCGAACGCGGCGTGGGCTATCGGATACGCGCGGGATGA
- a CDS encoding HAMP domain-containing sensor histidine kinase, translating to MRTLFNSAAYRIAFASSLAFALATALIGIAVFYAAHAAFVRQMESSVDQASIGIIAELRDEGVRGVLEAVHNREAGGPDALGYAVFAPSGTRVEGSLDTPMPETGWRDIVFLDPHEGPDPARAKTTMLPGGYRLTVAADKEPLEQIDATILTIFGIAFACLLAIGLAGALILGAYLRRRLTRIEATAGAIAGGDLSRRMAVGPRDDEFDRVAASLNAMLDRIAGLIANLRQVTSDLAHDLRTPLMRLRNQLDALHEPGENDMRSARIDDAVERADEVLRLFEAILRISELEEGSLHRNFSSVDLGALVRDLGEAHEPLAEDAGKTLLVRVAGDARVTGDRELLAQALINLIENALRHTPPGSAIEIGVRIEAGRPVAYVADNGPGIPADQRAHVLERFVRLEASRSTPGNGLGLSLAAAVAAAHRAELRLADNAPGLEVAIVFPKEPR from the coding sequence ATGAGGACGCTCTTCAACAGCGCGGCCTATCGCATCGCCTTCGCCTCGTCGCTTGCTTTCGCGCTGGCGACGGCATTGATCGGGATCGCCGTCTTCTATGCCGCCCATGCGGCATTCGTGCGTCAGATGGAATCGAGCGTCGATCAGGCGAGCATCGGCATCATTGCGGAATTGCGCGACGAAGGTGTGCGCGGCGTGCTCGAGGCAGTGCATAATCGCGAGGCGGGCGGGCCGGACGCGCTCGGCTATGCCGTGTTCGCACCATCGGGCACGCGCGTGGAAGGATCGCTCGACACGCCCATGCCCGAAACGGGATGGCGCGACATCGTCTTCCTCGATCCGCACGAAGGCCCCGATCCCGCGCGTGCCAAGACGACGATGCTCCCCGGCGGCTATCGCCTGACCGTCGCCGCCGACAAGGAACCGCTTGAGCAGATCGACGCGACGATCCTGACGATCTTCGGCATTGCCTTCGCCTGCCTGCTCGCGATCGGGCTGGCGGGCGCGCTGATCCTCGGCGCCTATCTGCGGCGGCGGCTGACCCGGATCGAGGCGACCGCGGGCGCGATTGCCGGCGGCGATCTCAGCCGGCGCATGGCGGTGGGGCCGCGCGACGACGAGTTCGACCGGGTGGCTGCCTCGCTCAACGCCATGCTCGATCGGATCGCGGGTCTGATCGCCAATCTGCGGCAGGTGACGAGCGATCTCGCGCATGATCTGCGCACGCCGTTGATGCGGCTGCGCAACCAGCTCGATGCGCTGCACGAACCCGGCGAAAACGATATGCGCAGCGCCCGTATCGACGACGCCGTGGAACGTGCCGACGAGGTGTTGAGGCTGTTCGAAGCGATCCTGCGCATCTCCGAGCTGGAAGAAGGCAGCCTGCACCGCAATTTCTCGTCCGTCGATCTCGGCGCGCTGGTCCGCGACCTCGGCGAGGCGCATGAACCGCTTGCCGAGGACGCGGGCAAGACGCTGCTGGTTCGCGTCGCAGGCGATGCCCGTGTCACCGGCGATCGTGAATTGCTGGCGCAGGCGCTGATCAATCTCATCGAGAATGCGCTTCGCCACACGCCTCCGGGCAGCGCGATCGAGATCGGTGTGCGAATCGAGGCGGGCCGCCCGGTCGCCTATGTCGCCGACAACGGCCCCGGCATTCCCGCCGATCAGCGCGCGCATGTGCTGGAACGCTTCGTGCGGCTGGAAGCGTCGCGCTCGACCCCCGGCAACGGGTTGGGGCTCAGCCTCGCCGCCGCAGTCGCCGCCGCGCACCGCGCCGAACTTCGCCTCGCCGACAACGCGCCGGGGCTCGAAGTCGCAATCGTCTTTCCCAAGGAGCCGAGATGA
- a CDS encoding TolC family protein, whose protein sequence is MNLRKGILPLALLLSGCAVYTPHPLDDTSASVLAPPVASVLEARANAIARPWLAPVTLDLSKPLTPDAIATVAVVNNPDLKAQRVRAGVSDAQVFAAGLLPDPGLSLGASQVISGPDPLLDLTSALGVDINALRTRGATRARAEAEARQVRLDLAWAEWQTAGQARIQAARIQGLERVVALAVQSRDVAQSLLTRIQRAAGRGDVAGDRLQAARVALVSAADTLRTAQSNLADAREQLARLLGFPPGTVFDLAPIALPSAPPPVEALFAIAEASRTDLTALRAGYESQEAAVHKAVLDQFPSLNLTINTNRDSAGNLLVGPAVDFTLPLWNRNRGGIAVERATRAALKAEYDARLFQTRADIGAAVAGISVAMEQRADALKGLPELRRYAEASRRAADRGDLSLETAQNADQALRDRRILIAQSENAIVQQSIALELLTGAPREAWPQ, encoded by the coding sequence ATGAACCTGCGCAAGGGCATCCTCCCGCTGGCGCTGCTGCTGTCGGGCTGTGCGGTCTATACGCCGCATCCGCTCGACGACACTTCCGCCTCCGTGCTGGCGCCGCCGGTGGCAAGCGTGCTCGAGGCACGGGCGAACGCCATCGCGCGGCCATGGCTGGCACCGGTGACGCTCGACCTGTCGAAGCCGCTCACGCCCGACGCGATCGCGACGGTCGCGGTGGTCAACAATCCCGACCTGAAGGCACAGCGCGTGCGCGCCGGCGTATCCGATGCGCAGGTCTTCGCCGCTGGCCTGCTTCCCGATCCCGGCCTCAGCCTCGGCGCGAGCCAGGTGATCAGCGGCCCCGATCCGTTGCTCGATCTCACCAGCGCGCTCGGCGTCGACATCAACGCGCTCCGCACGCGCGGCGCCACGCGCGCCAGGGCTGAGGCGGAGGCCCGGCAGGTCCGGCTCGATCTCGCCTGGGCCGAGTGGCAGACCGCAGGACAGGCGCGGATACAGGCGGCGAGGATCCAGGGGCTGGAGCGCGTCGTGGCGCTGGCGGTGCAGTCGCGCGATGTCGCGCAGTCGCTGCTGACGCGTATCCAGCGTGCGGCGGGACGCGGAGATGTTGCCGGTGATCGGCTGCAGGCGGCCCGCGTCGCCCTCGTCAGTGCCGCCGATACGCTGCGCACGGCCCAAAGCAATCTTGCCGACGCCCGCGAACAGCTCGCCAGGCTGCTCGGCTTTCCGCCCGGCACGGTGTTCGACCTCGCGCCGATCGCGCTGCCGTCAGCGCCGCCGCCGGTCGAGGCGCTGTTCGCGATCGCCGAGGCGAGCCGGACTGACCTGACGGCGCTTCGCGCCGGATATGAATCGCAGGAAGCGGCGGTGCACAAGGCAGTGCTCGACCAGTTTCCTTCGCTCAACCTGACGATCAACACCAATCGGGATTCGGCGGGCAATCTGCTGGTCGGCCCCGCGGTCGACTTCACGCTGCCGCTCTGGAACCGCAATCGCGGCGGCATCGCCGTCGAGCGGGCTACGCGTGCTGCGCTGAAGGCCGAATATGACGCGCGCCTATTCCAGACCCGCGCTGATATCGGCGCGGCGGTCGCCGGCATAAGCGTGGCGATGGAACAGCGCGCCGATGCGCTCAAGGGGCTGCCGGAACTACGCCGCTACGCCGAAGCGTCGCGCCGCGCCGCCGATCGTGGCGATCTGTCGCTCGAGACCGCGCAGAACGCCGACCAGGCGCTTCGCGACCGGCGCATCCTGATCGCGCAAAGCGAAAACGCCATCGTGCAACAGTCGATCGCGCTCGAACTGCTGACGGGAGCGCCAAGGGAGGCATGGCCCCAATGA
- a CDS encoding efflux RND transporter periplasmic adaptor subunit → MKQPLILVAFATLAACSGGGGGQGNSTAPVALVSLGTATRESVAERRTLYGAVEKGAEAQYTLSAPAESVVGGVPAPVGTPVKRGQLVVRLRPSPGTNAQLLQARSEYQAASQALARAERLRGDGLASDADVESARKTAQGAQAMLRSLTSQTNGLALRAPGAGYVQSVAVNPGDLVSQGMTIATISRVGTLRARFGISPAVAGKLSSGTALMIRPSDGGPSFSAPILSVDQTVDPQTRLASVYVRVPPEQGLGPGQSLTATVPVTTASGAVTVPYDALLSDGGQPYVYVVKGEVAHRHDVTTGPAGGNRVAITQGVSADDKVVTAGGTGVEDGMKVRTK, encoded by the coding sequence ATGAAACAACCGCTCATCCTCGTGGCTTTCGCGACCCTCGCAGCCTGTTCGGGCGGTGGCGGCGGTCAGGGCAATTCCACTGCTCCGGTCGCGCTGGTGTCGCTGGGTACCGCGACGCGCGAAAGCGTTGCCGAACGCAGGACGCTGTACGGCGCCGTCGAAAAGGGCGCGGAGGCGCAATATACGCTTTCCGCCCCTGCCGAATCGGTCGTCGGCGGCGTGCCCGCTCCCGTCGGCACGCCGGTCAAACGCGGCCAGCTCGTCGTCCGGCTGCGCCCGAGCCCCGGCACCAATGCCCAGCTTTTACAGGCGCGCAGCGAGTATCAGGCCGCCAGCCAGGCGCTCGCCCGCGCGGAGCGGCTGCGCGGCGACGGGTTGGCGAGCGACGCCGATGTCGAAAGCGCCCGAAAAACGGCGCAGGGCGCCCAGGCCATGCTGCGCAGCCTGACCAGCCAGACCAACGGACTGGCACTGCGCGCGCCGGGCGCGGGTTATGTCCAGTCGGTCGCTGTCAATCCCGGCGACCTTGTTTCGCAGGGCATGACGATCGCCACGATATCGCGCGTCGGAACGCTTCGCGCGCGCTTCGGCATCTCCCCGGCCGTCGCCGGCAAGCTTTCCAGCGGAACGGCGCTCATGATCCGGCCGAGCGACGGCGGCCCGTCGTTCAGCGCGCCGATCCTCTCGGTCGATCAGACGGTCGATCCACAGACCCGGCTCGCATCGGTGTACGTCCGCGTCCCGCCCGAACAGGGACTCGGCCCGGGGCAATCACTGACCGCGACGGTGCCGGTCACTACCGCCAGCGGCGCTGTCACCGTGCCCTATGACGCGCTGCTCAGCGATGGTGGGCAACCCTATGTCTATGTCGTCAAAGGCGAGGTCGCGCACCGCCACGACGTCACGACCGGACCTGCCGGCGGCAATCGGGTCGCCATCACCCAGGGCGTCTCGGCGGACGACAAGGTGGTGACCGCGGGCGGCACCGGTGTCGAGGACGGGATGAAGGTCCGCACCAAGTGA
- a CDS encoding efflux RND transporter permease subunit, whose translation MKSGLSPHDRALWLAMILLTLGGIFGALKLPVSLFPHIAYPRVVVSIDAGERDAAQMEASITRPMEIALRSVRGVTRIRATTSRGSAEIQLNFNWGHNMPEALLAVQGAISEIRPDLPAGISYNAWRADPTIFPVYGIALTSPTLDQEALRQIAMLKVRPALTGIAGVAAVDVLGGSQRTFEVDIDPGKLSALGLGPDDVSAALGKANVVRGAGRLQDRHRLYLLLVQNRLTDQKDIAATTIRAGTTQGGGLVTVGDVATVRSATVPNYTLVTSNGQNAVLVNVRQTFTGDTVQVANSVAAKMKTIGLPPSVTVTPFYDQSQLVTGAANAVRDAILLGAVLAGIVLFVFLRSFRLMAITAMVLPAVLAGTCVILFALGMHFDMMTLGGMAAAVGLIIDDTVVMLEHMMRRMQEGEATDPPGLLAAAAEMGKPLFGSTGATIVVFLPLAFISGVTGGFFKALAVTMVAALAISLIYARFVIPLASAHWLKPKDAEAAENAGGFMGRLNTRYERAFDKTFVRPALVVAVIGIALAGAGYYSYKHVPSGFMPKMDEGGFILDYKAQPGAALSDTDRLLRQVEQIIQANPAVESYSRRTGVQLGGGLTEADEGDYFIRLKSGSRQPIWQVMGDIRDEIDAKVPGLEIETAQLMEDLIGDLTAVPQPIEIKLFGDNPQELAGAAKKVGKAIGEINGVGEVVDGLRVAGDAIGVTVDPGAALQQGLDPDTVASQLEALVGGAQATQVRVGEQMIDVRVRGPDDIRQRASQISELPITAPDGHVVRVSQVAKVSIIAGQKQRTREDLAPFIDVTARLEGRDLGSGMKDVRKTVAGLNLPRSIRVEYGGMYAQQQKSFTDLAIVFTAALLLSALLLTLLYERIAWTLAALVTVLLAAATVLCGLWITGIELDISALMGLTMVVGMVTELIVFFFAEMDDGRPIDVATLKEAGAKRLRPILMSALIAILTLSPLALGMSRGAGLQRPLATAIIFGLTAAVPLVLLFLPALVSVLPGGKTGKQAKA comes from the coding sequence GTGAAGTCCGGCCTCTCCCCTCACGACCGCGCGCTCTGGCTCGCGATGATCCTGCTCACGCTCGGCGGCATCTTCGGCGCACTCAAGCTGCCGGTCAGCCTGTTCCCGCATATCGCCTATCCGCGCGTCGTCGTTTCGATCGATGCCGGTGAGCGCGATGCGGCGCAGATGGAGGCCTCGATAACCCGGCCGATGGAAATCGCACTGCGATCGGTACGCGGCGTCACACGCATCCGCGCGACGACGAGCCGGGGCTCGGCCGAGATCCAGTTGAACTTCAATTGGGGCCACAACATGCCCGAGGCGCTGCTCGCGGTACAGGGCGCGATTTCGGAGATTCGCCCTGACCTGCCCGCAGGCATCAGCTACAATGCCTGGCGCGCGGACCCGACGATCTTCCCGGTCTATGGCATCGCGCTCACCTCGCCGACGCTTGATCAGGAGGCGCTTCGCCAGATCGCGATGCTGAAGGTGCGGCCCGCGCTGACCGGCATCGCCGGTGTCGCCGCGGTTGACGTGCTGGGCGGTTCGCAGCGGACGTTCGAAGTCGATATCGATCCGGGCAAGCTGAGCGCGCTCGGTCTCGGCCCCGATGACGTCAGCGCCGCGCTGGGCAAGGCGAATGTCGTGCGCGGCGCGGGACGGCTTCAGGACCGCCATCGCCTTTACCTGCTGCTGGTCCAGAACCGGCTGACCGACCAGAAGGACATCGCCGCGACGACGATCCGGGCGGGAACGACGCAGGGTGGTGGCCTCGTCACGGTAGGCGACGTCGCGACGGTGCGCTCCGCCACTGTGCCCAACTACACGCTTGTTACGTCGAACGGGCAGAATGCGGTGCTCGTCAACGTCCGCCAGACCTTTACCGGCGATACGGTGCAGGTCGCCAATTCGGTCGCCGCGAAGATGAAGACGATCGGCCTGCCGCCCAGCGTGACGGTCACGCCCTTCTACGATCAGTCACAACTCGTCACCGGCGCGGCGAACGCGGTGCGCGACGCGATCCTGCTCGGCGCGGTGCTGGCCGGGATCGTGCTGTTCGTCTTCCTGCGTTCGTTCAGGCTGATGGCGATCACCGCCATGGTGCTGCCTGCCGTGCTCGCGGGTACCTGCGTCATCCTGTTCGCGCTCGGCATGCATTTCGACATGATGACCCTGGGCGGCATGGCGGCGGCGGTCGGCCTCATCATCGACGATACCGTGGTGATGCTCGAACATATGATGCGCCGCATGCAGGAGGGCGAGGCGACCGATCCGCCCGGCCTGCTCGCGGCGGCGGCCGAAATGGGCAAGCCGCTGTTCGGCTCGACCGGCGCGACCATCGTCGTGTTCCTGCCGCTCGCGTTCATCTCCGGCGTCACCGGCGGCTTCTTCAAGGCGCTGGCGGTGACCATGGTCGCCGCGCTCGCCATCTCGCTCATCTATGCCCGCTTCGTGATTCCGCTGGCTTCGGCGCACTGGTTGAAGCCGAAAGACGCCGAAGCGGCCGAAAATGCCGGCGGCTTCATGGGCCGGCTCAACACCCGGTACGAACGGGCCTTCGACAAGACTTTTGTGCGCCCCGCGCTGGTCGTCGCGGTCATCGGCATCGCGCTCGCGGGGGCAGGCTATTATTCCTACAAGCACGTGCCCTCGGGCTTCATGCCCAAGATGGACGAGGGCGGATTCATCCTCGACTACAAGGCGCAACCCGGCGCGGCGCTGAGCGACACCGATCGCCTGCTCCGGCAGGTGGAGCAGATCATCCAGGCGAATCCCGCAGTCGAGAGCTATTCGCGGCGCACCGGCGTGCAGCTGGGCGGCGGCCTGACCGAGGCGGACGAGGGCGATTATTTCATCCGCCTCAAGAGCGGTTCGCGCCAGCCGATCTGGCAGGTGATGGGCGATATCCGGGATGAGATCGACGCCAAGGTGCCGGGCCTCGAGATCGAGACCGCGCAGTTGATGGAGGATTTGATCGGCGACCTGACGGCAGTGCCGCAGCCGATCGAAATCAAGCTGTTCGGGGACAATCCGCAGGAACTCGCCGGCGCCGCGAAAAAGGTCGGCAAGGCGATCGGCGAGATCAACGGCGTCGGCGAAGTCGTCGACGGCCTGCGCGTCGCCGGCGATGCGATCGGCGTGACGGTCGATCCCGGCGCGGCGCTGCAGCAGGGCCTCGATCCCGACACGGTCGCCAGCCAGCTTGAAGCGCTGGTCGGCGGCGCGCAAGCGACTCAGGTGCGCGTCGGCGAGCAGATGATCGACGTTCGCGTGCGCGGCCCCGACGACATACGCCAGCGCGCCAGCCAGATCTCCGAGTTGCCGATTACTGCGCCGGACGGCCATGTCGTGCGGGTCAGCCAGGTCGCCAAGGTCTCCATCATTGCCGGCCAGAAACAGCGCACGCGCGAGGACCTGGCCCCGTTCATCGACGTTACCGCGCGCCTCGAAGGGCGCGATCTGGGCTCGGGCATGAAGGACGTTCGCAAGACCGTCGCGGGCCTCAATCTTCCGCGATCGATCCGCGTCGAATATGGCGGCATGTACGCCCAGCAGCAAAAAAGCTTCACCGACCTTGCCATCGTCTTCACTGCGGCGCTGCTGCTGTCAGCCTTGCTGCTGACGCTGCTTTACGAACGCATCGCATGGACGCTGGCGGCGCTGGTGACGGTGCTGCTCGCCGCGGCGACGGTGTTGTGCGGTCTGTGGATCACCGGCATCGAACTCGACATCTCGGCGCTGATGGGCCTCACCATGGTCGTCGGCATGGTGACCGAGCTGATCGTCTTCTTCTTCGCGGAAATGGACGACGGCCGCCCCATCGATGTCGCGACGCTGAAGGAGGCGGGCGCCAAGCGGCTGCGGCCGATCCTCATGTCGGCACTGATCGCCATCCTCACGCTCAGCCCGCTCGCGCTGGGCATGAGCCGCGGCGCGGGGCTTCAACGGCCGCTGGCGACCGCGATCATCTTCGGCCTTACCGCCGCGGTGCCGCTCGTCCTCCTGTTCCTTCCCGCGCTGGTATCGGTGCTGCCCGGCGGCAAGACCGGGAAGCAAGCGAAAGCCTGA
- a CDS encoding DedA family protein, with product MFSFITDLLDQLGYVGIALLMFLENVFPPIPSELIMPLAGFNAARGEMNIFLVIPSGSIGSLAGATLWYFIGRWIGEDRLKRWAGRHGRLFTLSASDIDTVNTWFDRHNEKAVLIGRLVPAVRTLISVPAGLFEMRLDRFLLFSSIGTAAWTALLTLAGYLLGERYQLLSDYLNPVSDVIVGGIVLYYVYRVFTWKPH from the coding sequence ATGTTCAGTTTCATCACCGATCTGCTCGATCAACTCGGCTATGTCGGGATCGCGCTGCTGATGTTCCTCGAGAATGTCTTTCCGCCGATCCCGTCCGAACTGATCATGCCGCTGGCGGGTTTCAACGCGGCCCGCGGGGAGATGAACATCTTCCTCGTCATCCCGTCGGGGAGTATCGGTTCGCTTGCGGGCGCGACCCTGTGGTATTTCATCGGCCGCTGGATCGGCGAAGACCGGCTGAAACGATGGGCCGGGCGGCACGGGCGCCTGTTCACGCTGAGCGCGTCGGATATCGATACCGTCAACACATGGTTCGACCGGCATAACGAGAAGGCGGTCCTGATCGGCCGCCTCGTTCCTGCCGTGCGCACTCTGATCTCGGTTCCAGCCGGCCTGTTCGAAATGCGGCTGGATCGCTTCCTTCTCTTCTCGAGCATCGGCACCGCCGCCTGGACCGCGCTGCTGACGCTGGCGGGCTATCTGCTCGGTGAGCGATATCAGCTCCTGTCGGACTATCTGAACCCGGTGTCCGACGTGATCGTGGGCGGCATCGTGCTGTATTACGTCTACCGGGTCTTCACCTGGAAGCCGCATTGA